DNA from Triticum aestivum cultivar Chinese Spring chromosome 7D, IWGSC CS RefSeq v2.1, whole genome shotgun sequence:
ttgaaggggtggtcttccttcatgaaacgctccatgaaatccattaaaaaaattagatgtagtaatttttaaggtggatttcgagaaagcgtacgataaagtcaaatggccattcctccaacaggcattgcgtatgaaagatTTTGATGACGCCTGGCGCCGCCAGGTTGAAtcgtttacgcaaaaagggagtgttggaattaaagtgaatgacgatattggttattacttccagacacataaaggcctaagacaaggagatccgatgtcccctatcctgtttaacattgtggttgatatgttagcaattctgataggaagggctaaggagaatggtcaagtaggtggcttggtacctcatcttgttgatggaggtgtatccattcttcagtacgctgatgatacaatcatctttatggagcatgacttggccaaggcgagaaaaatgaagctggtgttatgccttttcgaacaattgaccgggttaaagattaactttcacaagagcgagttgttctgctttggtagagccaaggatgaacaagaggcttataggcaattgttcggGTGCGATTTGGGGGCTTTACCTTTCTCTTACCTAGGTATACCAATCCACCaacgtaagctgacaaacagagaatggaagtgcatcgaagaccgatttgaaaagaaactgagttgctggaagggcaagctcatgtcatacggtggccgattaattctgataaattcggtgctcacgagtatgcctatgtttctcttatcgttctttgaagtcccagttggagTCAGGAAAAGACTAgacttctatcgatcgcgtttcttttggcagggtgatgaactaaaaagaaaataccggctagctaaatgggatatcatctgtagaccgaaagaccaagggggtcttggtattgagaatcttgaagttaagaacagatgccttctcagtaagtggctgtggaagctgTCCAGTGAGACCGATGCCACGTGGGCGCAAATCCTTCGTAGCAAGTACCTTCAgaccaaaactttgtcccaggtgacagtcaGGCCGACcgactcgcctttctggaaaggactgatgaaagtcaaacaatccttgtttaataggacaaagtttagtATTGGCAACGGTGctagtacacgtttctgggaggatacttggctcggagagacacccttggccattcaatacccgtctttatatcgtattgttcaacgacgtgaggtgttcgttgcaacggtatttcaatctatcccccttaatattcaattcagacggtcgctagcgggcaatcgttgggaagcatggctccgtctagttaggagactgatggaggttcagctttctcaacaacccgatgaattacgctggaagcttactaggtctggagtattcacagttaaatcaatgtatattgatgttatcaattcgagcttcattcctacctccaagcatgtttgggctgtcaaagttccattgaaaataaaagtgtttatgtggtttgtccataaacaagttattttaaccaaggacaacttgataaagcgtaattggacaggacctactaggtgtagtttctgtgatcgggatgagacgatcaagcacctttttcttgattgcccgttAGCCAAAGTTCTTTGGcggacggtccacattgcttttaatattactccaccgaattctgtcaacacgttatttgggacatggcttaatgggattgagcctgacttagcgagacatattcgtgttggagtatgcgctttgctgtggactatctggaattgcagaaatgatttagtttttaacagaacatcacgtattcattttttgcaggttattttccgagccacagcattgatccgttcgtggtcgctactcactccgatggaggccagagagcatttggttactggatctatccgctggaagatggtagctcgggatatcttcaaccggtttggatggcggtcatgtaataggataggcaattagtttacctatctctctttagccagccggttgtggcgtccttTATTTGGCTAGTTTGTGTTTCTAGCCCATTTTGCCTCTGTGTAAGCTTTTCTTTCACTTTTTCCAGTTGGAGACTTTGAGACCTTGTTGGAACCTTtttatttggttaataagatggccgtatgcatcactctgatgcagaggccggggagatccccttttcgaaaaaataATACGCGCAAGAGGAAATTCTCTTACGATGACGGAAAAATAAATGTGTGGAGCACTTCAGATTATTCTGCTACGACGATCAGACGAACCAAAACTGATTTAGATGGGATCGGACGGCTTTCCCCGGCACCTCGATCGTCCATCGAAATGGATTCCGAGCCAAATCCTAGTGCAATTATACGTAAGTGGGATCCATCCATATAAGCTACAGAGGATCACGCTTTGCTTAACGCCGGGTAATCTCGATTATACCCAGTAATCCGACATGGCCACCCTTTGCTGGTCCGTGGACGTCAAGGGCGGCGAAGCCCTGAGGTCTCGCGTGCTAGACGGCCGCCGCGGCGCCGTCACCAGCGTCTCCCTCGTCGGCCCGCCCAGCGGCCGGAGCGTCGCCGTGGAAGCCTACGTCAAGACCGCCAGCGGGACCCTAGCGCTCGCATCGTTGTCATCCGAGAGGCCCCGCGCGGAGCTGCCGCGGCCGGTGCTCGTGATGGAAAGCGATTTCTTCTGCTCTCGCGTGAGGCTTCATGGAGGCGATCCCGCCGGTGATGTGGCCGTCGCCGTTCGGTTCGAGGGTCGCTTTAACGATCAcgttcttcctccgccgccgctgtGCGAGGGGTTGGAGGACGAAGATGGcgatgacgaggatgacgaggacgacaACAGCGAGGCCGAGGAATACTCGGTGGATTCGGAAGACGAGGAAGATGACAGcagcagcgaggaggaggaggacgaggagagcgacggcGAGGTCGACGGACAAGCGGCCAGCGCCGACGATGACGTGACGCTAGGCAGTCTACAGACGCTGCACCGTAGGAAGTTCGTCCCCGAGGGGCAAGGGCAACTCGTTGGAGGTTCGGCGCCGCGGTTCGCCTGCGCCGGGAGGACGCTCGGCTTCATGCGGGTCGCCGCCGTGGAGAGCGAAGGAGGAGACGAGAGCAAGCAGATCTTGGTTCTCTACCGCTACACCCACTTCAAGGCGTCACCGGACGGCGTGGAACAGCGAGGGAGGACGAAGGAGCACCAGCTCCGGTTCATCGCCACCGGCGACCACGCGGCGAGGTCGCTGGCATGGGCCGGATCGTCTCTGGGCCTGCTGATATACCCCGATATCTTGAGCAAGAACAAGAAACTCCAGGAGATCACAAAGCAGCTCCAGGAGCTATGGTCCAGCTTGGCGTCGCAGGTGAGCGTCCCGCCGGGAGCAAGGCGCGTCGAGGTGTTCGTGGACGTCGGCATCCTCCGGCGGGCGGACTACACGCCGGCGAGCATGGGGCACATGTACACCGCGCTGGAGAGCATGGTGGCGGACCCGTGGCCCGGGCGCTTCGTCGGCATGGAGTTGCACTTGCCGGTGCCGGTCCGGTCCGGCACGGAAGGCCACGACGATGATGATAGCGGCAGAAGCGCAGACGAGCGGCCGGCAAAGCGGAGGAGGGTAGACGTCGCCGGGGAGGATTGCCCCGTCTGCTTGCAGCTGCTGGATGGCGACGACCTCGCCGCGTGGCCCGGGTGCGGCGGCAAGCCGCACGTCTTCCATGGCGCGTGCCTGGAGGGCGTCCTCCAGAACAGCGAGATCTGCCGTATGTGCAGACACAAGCTGGACATCAAACACAAGCTAGAGTGATAGACCCGATTTGCAAGGGCGTCGCATGGTTGTTTCAATAAGTTTGTGTAGTCAGTGTATCATTCCCTTGTAACTGCAATTAGCTTGAATCTTCTTCAGATTTGCTTACGTTTATCTGAAGGATGGCATTTCATTCGACTGATTGATGATGCATTCATGAGCTCATCCATCGATGAAATGCATCAGATGTATATTGTATGAACATATCATTGTAATTGATTTAGTTGGAAGGAAAATTTGTTTGTTCAATTCCTCAATTGTGTGCCTACTTTTTTTTTGTTAGTGAAATGGTTGTTCATCAAAGTTTGCTTTCATCTCCTCTCAAGTTGTTTGCTTATTGC
Protein-coding regions in this window:
- the LOC123171551 gene encoding uncharacterized protein; this translates as MATLCWSVDVKGGEALRSRVLDGRRGAVTSVSLVGPPSGRSVAVEAYVKTASGTLALASLSSERPRAELPRPVLVMESDFFCSRVRLHGGDPAGDVAVAVRFEGRFNDHVLPPPPLCEGLEDEDGDDEDDEDDNSEAEEYSVDSEDEEDDSSSEEEEDEESDGEVDGQAASADDDVTLGSLQTLHRRKFVPEGQGQLVGGSAPRFACAGRTLGFMRVAAVESEGGDESKQILVLYRYTHFKASPDGVEQRGRTKEHQLRFIATGDHAARSLAWAGSSLGLLIYPDILSKNKKLQEITKQLQELWSSLASQVSVPPGARRVEVFVDVGILRRADYTPASMGHMYTALESMVADPWPGRFVGMELHLPVPVRSGTEGHDDDDSGRSADERPAKRRRVDVAGEDCPVCLQLLDGDDLAAWPGCGGKPHVFHGACLEGVLQNSEICRMCRHKLDIKHKLE